The following are encoded in a window of Solibacillus sp. FSL R7-0668 genomic DNA:
- a CDS encoding MFS transporter: MNQQRWLAKNFFMFFATWGIFIAYWTGWLINDKGISVSEASIIMGFGLVARAISTMFIFPSISKIMSNKRVLIFFTLVSLIVTLLYIPVSSFVGLFIITMLFSMFYPALLPAMESSAATLMQHGQVHYGKARSLGSFGYVVAVLIISMLTGIYGEQTILWAMIFGLTALFAIQLMPAPQMLTVIPKSEETKSLSMKGLFEVKSFAIVLIVVILLQGAHASYYNYGYIYLQDLNVNAFYIGMILNVAVLFEILYFLKADTFLTKWKPSSLLLLAAIGSTLRWLLIYLFPNMPMFVVSQALHALSFAMAHYAFIQYISKALPKEQIPNAQGMYSALAMSLSAALLTWLGGVLYEVEPGLAFLGMLIFTVPAVFIIVLTKKRFDY; the protein is encoded by the coding sequence ATGAATCAACAACGTTGGTTAGCGAAAAACTTCTTTATGTTTTTTGCAACTTGGGGCATTTTTATTGCCTATTGGACAGGCTGGCTAATAAATGATAAGGGAATTTCGGTTTCAGAGGCCAGTATTATTATGGGGTTCGGATTAGTAGCACGGGCGATTTCGACGATGTTTATATTCCCTTCTATCTCGAAAATTATGAGTAATAAACGCGTACTTATATTCTTTACCTTAGTGTCGTTAATTGTGACGCTATTATATATTCCGGTCAGTTCGTTTGTCGGGCTGTTTATTATTACTATGTTATTTAGTATGTTTTATCCGGCACTTTTACCAGCTATGGAAAGCAGTGCCGCTACATTAATGCAACATGGGCAAGTTCATTACGGAAAAGCACGATCACTTGGTTCGTTTGGCTATGTTGTGGCGGTATTAATTATTAGTATGCTAACAGGTATTTACGGGGAGCAAACGATCCTGTGGGCGATGATATTTGGGTTAACGGCCTTATTTGCCATTCAATTAATGCCTGCACCTCAGATGTTAACGGTTATACCGAAGTCAGAGGAAACGAAATCATTATCGATGAAAGGCCTGTTTGAGGTAAAAAGTTTTGCCATTGTATTAATTGTCGTGATTTTATTGCAAGGTGCACATGCCTCTTACTACAATTATGGTTATATTTATTTACAAGATTTAAATGTCAATGCATTTTATATTGGGATGATTTTAAATGTGGCAGTGCTTTTTGAAATATTATATTTTTTAAAGGCAGATACGTTTTTAACGAAATGGAAGCCTTCTTCGCTGTTGTTACTTGCGGCAATTGGTTCGACGCTGCGCTGGCTACTCATTTATTTATTTCCAAATATGCCGATGTTCGTCGTGTCACAAGCGCTGCATGCCTTGTCGTTTGCCATGGCGCATTATGCCTTCATTCAATATATTTCAAAAGCATTACCAAAAGAGCAAATTCCGAATGCACAAGGCATGTACTCGGCATTAGCGATGAGCTTAAGTGCCGCTCTATTAACATGGCTTGGTGGAGTTCTGTATGAAGTGGAGCCGGGCTTAGCCTTTTTAGGAATGCTAATCTTTACAGTTCCGGCTGTATTTATTATTGTGTTGACGAAAAAACGTTTTGATTATTAA